GTATCCCTAATCTCCCCCTTTTCAAATTTTCTGGTTGTCCCCCTGGTTGGAGTTCTCCTTCCCTTTGGGCTTATCTTTATCCTTTTAGGGTTTATAAATTTATATCTGGCAAGCCTTCTTGTCCTGCCCCTTTCTTTATTAACAAACCTTGCAATCAAGGCAATCCTTTATTTCTCATATATCCCAGCAAGCTCAATTAGCCTTCCCTGTCCAAATATTCCAATGGTTATCTTCCTTTATTTTGCTATCATTGTCTTTGCAGAAAGAATAAAAGCCCTTTTTATTCCAACCCTAATTATCCTAAATATTCTTCTTTGGTATAATGTTTGCAAACCCAGAGGGCTTGAAGCCACATTTCTTGATGTTTCCCATGGCGATTCTATATTTATAAGAAGCCCAAAAGGATGTAATATCCTAATTGATGGGGGTCCTCCGGGATTAGGAAGGTCTTGTCTCCTTCCATTTTTAAGATATAAAGGGATAGATAGGGTAGATGCAATCTTTGCAACCCATTCTGATGCTTATCATATTGGAGGCTTAATTGATTGCTTAACCGAGCTTAATGTAGGAAGGATATTTTATAATGGATGTAATGCTTCCTCCAAAACATATAAGGATTTTAAGGCTGTGATTAAAGAAAAAGGTATTCCTTTACAAAGGCTAAAAATGGGAGATGCAATTAAAGGCATAGATTTGGATATTGAGGTCTTAAACCCTCCAAATAACACCTTTTCTTCTCATAATAACAATTCCCTTGTTTTAAGGATAAAAAATAAAAACCTCTCATTCCTTCTTACCGGGGATATTGAAGAAGGAGCCATTTCATTTCTTTCCTCAACCTATTCAAAGAAATTAAGAACGACCATCCTTAAAGCACCCTGTCAGGGAAGAAAAAAGATTCCAAAACAATTTCTTTCCCTTGTAGATCCAAAGGTAATTCTAAGAAATACAAGCCTTACCGGAGCGATTACCATTAAATCCTCAAAAAATGGCTTTAAGGTCATATACCATTGCTTACCGTAAGATAGATTTGGTATAATTTAAGCGATGAATGTTTTACTTAAAAATGGCTCTATTTTGGATTTTGGGAAAAATCTGGATATCCTTATTGAAGATGGAAAGATTGTAAAAATTCAAAGGGATATTTCTGATTTTACCGGTGAGATTTTTGATTGTAAAGGAAATCTTATTGTCCCAGGCCTTATTGACCTTCATACCCATATAAGGTCATTTGAGGAAAACGAAAAAGAGACAATAGAATCTGGGATATCTGCGGCAATATCTGGTGGATTTACAACCATCTGTATAATGCCAAATACAGACTTGACCATAGATAACCCAAAAATATTAAGGAAAATTAAAGAAAAACAGAATAAAATCCAAATTTTCCCCATAGGTGCTATAGCTGAAGGTATGGGACAGTTAAGGCTTTCTGATATAAAAGGGATGAAGGATGAGGGCATATTTGCCATATCTGATGATGGAGGAGAGCTTATGGATAAATCCCTTTTAAAAGATGCAATGGAAATTGCAAGTGAATTAGACCTTTTGGTTATCCTCCATTGTGAAATTCCCTCTGAGCCAAAGGCAATTGAAAAAAATATCTCCCTATGCTTAGATGCAAAATGTAGGCTTCATATTGCCCATATAAGCACAAAGGAGGGAATATCCCTTATTAAACAGGCAAAAAGAGAAAGCCAAAACATATCATCTGAAGCAACACCCCATCACTTTACCTTGAGTGATATAGCCTTTAATGTAAAACCCCCTATTCGGTCAAA
This is a stretch of genomic DNA from bacterium. It encodes these proteins:
- a CDS encoding dihydroorotase — translated: MNVLLKNGSILDFGKNLDILIEDGKIVKIQRDISDFTGEIFDCKGNLIVPGLIDLHTHIRSFEENEKETIESGISAAISGGFTTICIMPNTDLTIDNPKILRKIKEKQNKIQIFPIGAIAEGMGQLRLSDIKGMKDEGIFAISDDGGELMDKSLLKDAMEIASELDLLVILHCEIPSEPKAIEKNISLCLDAKCRLHIAHISTKEGISLIKQAKRESQNISSEATPHHFTLSDIAFNVKPPIRSKEDKEAVIEGLCSGTIDVIVTDHAPHPKGSDKPGISGIETALGLVLLSLVDKGYLSLSDAISKLTKNPAKIIGIEREIKEGEDAYLTIIDLKKEWIVKKDEFKSRGKNTSFEGWKLKGKPISVLTPYFIKSR
- a CDS encoding MBL fold metallo-hydrolase gives rise to the protein VSLISPFSNFLVVPLVGVLLPFGLIFILLGFINLYLASLLVLPLSLLTNLAIKAILYFSYIPASSISLPCPNIPMVIFLYFAIIVFAERIKALFIPTLIILNILLWYNVCKPRGLEATFLDVSHGDSIFIRSPKGCNILIDGGPPGLGRSCLLPFLRYKGIDRVDAIFATHSDAYHIGGLIDCLTELNVGRIFYNGCNASSKTYKDFKAVIKEKGIPLQRLKMGDAIKGIDLDIEVLNPPNNTFSSHNNNSLVLRIKNKNLSFLLTGDIEEGAISFLSSTYSKKLRTTILKAPCQGRKKIPKQFLSLVDPKVILRNTSLTGAITIKSSKNGFKVIYHCLP